The Ostrea edulis chromosome 1, xbOstEdul1.1, whole genome shotgun sequence genomic sequence GGTGTCAAAGTCGAGAACTGCAATCACGTATGAAAATGCTTTTCTTAAAAATCAACTATCACCTAAATAACTGATATTTAGTCAGGCCAATAAACctgaattcaataaaaattgaaaagaaataagacatttaaaatgtttttcacATAGCCTATTAACATTTAACAGAATAGGGGTGAACCGTCATGGAGCGAAACATCCCGTTACCCCAAGAGTATGTCTAAAACAGACCGACATAAGACTTTTACGGAGGGGCGAACCCTAGCTATCTGAATAGATCCGAGCCTTGTATCCCAAGTACTCCAGCACTAGCCAGTTGCGTACAAGTGTACCATATGATCTGGTAACCTTTTCTGAACCACGTGAGGATTTTTCCATAAATTTGATTGGTTGTCGTTTTGAGTCATCTATATTTAGAAGTAACATTTATATAACCTTCTGTTTACAGCACGTATCTCTCGGTACACCTCGTCCGATTACATCTGATGTTAGGATAATCGACCGAGGTTAGCCGAATGCTGCACATGTAACGCCACGGGACCTGAATTTATACGATTGTGGGTCCACATTAGATTACACGCGATATTTTCTCAAGTTAGAAGCGACCCAAAGAAAGGAAACAGAAAATGAATCTCTTCGACTTTGGACAAGGAATAACACTGAAGGAACTTTTAGAGAATCCAGATTTGAAGAATCCACCCAAACTAAATGGTAAGATgatcaatgtaaacaaatgcCGAGCTTGCGGTCGGCCAGTTTCTATCGTGCAATAAAAAGTGGTGTGGATCTAACATTTTAAGATTTACCTTTAATACTActtacaaaattaaaatatgcGTATGAGAAAAAtgaacattgtttttgttttattaagtAGGCTATTTTCATACCCGATATTGTCTTGTTTTCAGATGGGACTGTGAAAGGAAAAGTGGGACCGGGGAAGATCGATTCTTCCTCAGCATTTTTAGGGCCCAATCTTTGGAACAATCCTGATAACAATGACTTCAATCTGGAATTCATGGATCTGGACGAATTTCTGTCAGAAACCGGGATTTCTAATGAGGACAACTCCACCTCCAGCGAAGGGAAATCTCCAGGGTCGGCGAACTCTCCCGCGCCACCTGGTGGTACGTCTGTTGTAAAATTTGACTGTATATGCAGTAGAAATGCAAGAAACACAATGCATTGTTCTGAGCATGCATCATTTTAGTTAATTAATTTAAACCAAAATATGCAGACTTCAATTATGCACAACAGTGGCGGAGGTTCAGGGGGtaggcccccccccccccccccccccattcatCAGAAAATTTAGTAGAAAAAAATCTCATTTTGAAGgtgtaacaccccccccccccccttttgaagatcaaaattaatggtagaccTTCCTCCTCTTTAAAAAATCGCTGGATCTACCCCTGCACTAGAAATTTCAAATGATGTGTGCTAAGAAACAATTTGATCAGCCTTGAATTTTATCTGAAGTAATAATTCTGTGTATGGATTTCATATTGTACTATTTTGTGACATGAGTTAGTGTGAAGTTTGATAAAACTGAaatgataattataattttGCAATAGAAACTctttaaaatgttgaatttgtataaaaaatttGCAGACTTCGCAGATATTCTGCTGCCCCTGGTAGACTCACCTAAGGAAGATGATATCAATGTGTTGCCATGCTCACCAGATGACACGACTGTAACCTCGCCACCGAGTAGTCCAGAGGTCCAGTATGATATTGACCCCACTGACCTCGCTCTTGCTTCCATTCCAGGTTAGacatgtataaatattgacCATGTCTACATGACAAACACATTTTGCAAAAGGTTTCTAGGTCAGTCTGTCTTGCTTAAGCTGTTGTGATTTACCCGTTGGTGTGTAATTAACTGTGATATAAAATAGATATGTTTGTATCCAGTGAAGTTGAAGgtaaaatcatttacatttttaggtcaaaattttgaccCTAAAAGAAGAAAGTTTACTGTAGATGAACTGAAACCACAGCCAATCATCAAGAAGTCAAGAAAGGTaagaattcaaatatttcacatGTCTGAATTTCATTTTACCAGTCAATTCAGCTATGTGGGCAGTTGAGGTAATGAATGGAATGGACAGATGTGAATATTTACTTCATCATATTGTGGAGGTGGATGTTGTCTAATCATGCCAACTAGGAAAATCGCATGTTGgaattacaaattacatgtagcaCTTTGCACATAAATGAGTTCATCTTACTAAAGGAGTAAATTCATTCAAAGATTTTACGACTATTTCAGCAAAACATTATTTTGTCACCATCCAATTTGCTCCTTGTATgtttaatttgtaaaaatgaaatattcacaAGTCTAATTTTCACAAGAAGGTGGCCTCATGAAtgtattcaaaaatgaaattcttcatGTCATTTAAAGGTTGCATCCATTGATTTTCAGTAAGATACAAAAAAGCACTTTGAAAGTTATTCATGTattggttaaaaaaaattattaaccCACACACATATTAAGCTTCTCATTTTCGGGATATTATTGTATAGAATTTTACAAATTGACTGTAAATTGACTATTTGTGTGACTGAGACAGTTGGTAAGTGCAGACTATTATTTTCTGTATAATTGAGATGGTAAGTGCAGactattttgttattttcaggTGTATGTGCCAGATGAATGCAAGGATCAAAAGTATTGGAGTCGCAGGAAGAAAAACAATGTAGCAGCTAAACGATCACGGGAGGCTCGGCGAATCAAAGAAAATCAGATCGCGTTACGGGCAGCGTATCTAGAGAGGGAAAACAACACATTGAAAGATGAGATGAAAAAATTACGGCTTGAAAATTCACAACTGTCACAAAGACTTGATAAGTATGAAGGGAAGTCACTTTTGCACTGAGATGAAGTGATTACATCCCTGGATATATGCAAAACTGTTTTTAAACTGAATTGAACGGTCTAGATTTGCAGATGGTACCGTGTGTGGGAAGTGCAACccacattttatattttctaccTCTTAAAACGCCAAGGTCATTTACACCTACCTTCAGTAACAAATGAGATACTGTATGTTTCAATGTCCATTGTCAGACATAGTATTTTTTGAAATGGTTATATTCAATAGGGCCTTGACTTTGTTGTaattaatattcttttattaattgcctgatgtttatatagatatgAATGCACATAACACACTTATCGCTGTATATGTATAGTAGCAATTTGTTCTCATAACCATCAAGTGCTGTAAATGTTTGCAGTCCTATAGACGTCGTACTGTGTAGTTCTCGTTCTATGCATGATTTATACAGGTAACTGTTTAGGTTATAGTTTGTCTGTTACACATTCTGGGAAATTCTCGGGATTTTTCTAATCATTCATGTTGCTAAAAGTATGTGTTGCCTGTGACAATAGTGAAGATGAGGAGACCACATTGAAAAGCATGGCAAACAAAGAGAATGTGAATATGTTCTCCTATATAGTTTgggatatttacatgtatctgtgtaTATGGAAAGTTAAGTACATCATTACTTTGTGTacttattattttgtatgttttattttttgccattcATGATCATTACACATTGtcaaaaatttaaacaaaatttcctACCATCAACATTAAGGGGGCTGTCATACAACCAGTGATTTTCTCTTTTTTCCATTATGAATGTACTGCCATGGTTTTGACATTACTTATAGATTGTGAAATGTTTCTCCGTTGTAAAGGTGAATATTATacgtttttgtttaaatttcacATGAACAACTTCCTGAAAGTGTTAAATCCTCTGTAATATCGTCACTTCCAGTTCTTGTATGGAGAAATTCCTTCACATTTTGACTgtgatctgtagatatttgttATTGTGTACATACTTGTTTGTTGACATTAATAAAATAGATATCTACACTGttcatacaattttttttctcaaggaAAGGGAATTGCAGATTATATAGAGAAGGggggtggaggggggggggggggggtcgtggAAGATCTATCAATGCCTGTAGTGGCGTGGAACATTGATCATTCAACTTAAATTGGATAAATAGGCTAATTAGGAAcatccaaaataaaaaaaattcttacacAGGCACTTGACTATTGAAGCATGTAACAACaacacaaccccccccccctttacctACAAATAATATCTAATAGTTTAAAATTACTACTGGATTCGAAATATAGATTACCAAGAAAGAAATGCCACGCGTTTTAAAAACATCAATCTGTAATATAAAAGTCAATTTCCCTGATAAAAGAGATAAAAATCAAATAGAAATTTGTATAATCTTCACATCAGAGGTGAAGAACAAGTAAACTAATTCGGAAATGGACATTTTCTGCTGAATTGACgagtttattgcttcagatccaCTGTAGTTCAATGAGATTATAGTTGATATCAAATACGCCAAGCTGCAAACTGTAgctctataaaaaaaatattgggacagaacAGAGATCTGCAGCTTAAATATGCCATTctatttttttaactttttagatattttaccGTTGGTTATATAGCTCGTATCACTGTAATACTTTACCGTCGGTAGACAGTGGatgtttgtaaacatgtatatgaGAACACTGTCACAGAAACATGGCGCGGAATGAACTGAAAATCCGTGGCTAGCTAAGACGCTTTATATTGGGTGATGTGATGACATGACGGACACGTTATTAGCCACGGGACTGCCTGTTTTAAATGGCACACTTATATCCAAAGTGTACTTGTTTTCTGAATGACCTCGATctatatatcaaacatttagTTGTGTGTAAACAACGTGTATTTAAAGGTCGCCATCGGTCATGCATGCCAAGGTTAAGCATATTGATATTTGCAATGTATAATGAGGTAGGTCCCTACTCGAACTACGTCATCATTTGTAATAGGCTTaccgtttttagctcacctgagtagATGGCTcacgtgagcttttctgatcaaattttGTTCCTTGAATGTCgtcggcgtaaacttttcacattttcatttcccccagaaccactgagtcaatttcaaccaaacttggcacaaagcatccttgggtgaaggggattaaaGATAGTGCAAATTAATGGCCACGCCCCTTCAatgggaagataatcacaaaaatgcaaaaacagagtggggtcatttgaaaatcttctcaagaaccactggaccagaaaaggtgaagtttatataattaatataggggggggggggggggggggcaggggcGGCGGTcgccgccccaataattttgcaaaaaaaaaaaataataaagaaagAATAGAACAGTAAAGAAAAAGGTGAAGTAGGTACCTGGGCCCGACGTGTGtacacaataattaaaaataggGTATTAAGTATGCTTCATTAATTGATCGATCGATGTTTGGACGTTTTCCATTGTACACTACCGCAAGTCGTTAAGTCATTAAACAATTATCAAACAATATAACTTACAATAAATGAGCATATGAGCTGAATAAGCATGTGAATTAAAGGAAAATATCGAAGATGAATCAAAATTACTGTCTAAAACAACTTTTTGAGATTTTTTGTTTACCTTTGTCACATATATTCctacattttgattttaaaaatggacGGATTAACACGTATTAATCAACCTGCTAATTTAAATTTCCAAAGCGGTCTTTCGGCAAAAAGAATCCAGAACTACGTTCGTTCAACTCCTGGTTCAAACCATACCCATGGTTGCATTATGACGAGGTATGTGTATGatattattttatatgttttaatttattcCATGATATTTTACAGGttaatttaatgaattaatgaaGTAAATGCATCATTGGTTCATTTACAGTAATTACACTAAAGTCgatatttctgaaaatgatatactgtttatttatacatgtatttaaaaatattttcaggcAAAAGATCTGGCTTTCTGTTTCACTTGCATGGGCGCCGCAAAGGAAGGCAAACTTTCTAATTCCAAGGCTGAGGGcagttttatatgaatatctACAGGCTTCAGTAACTGGAAGGATGCCACGTCAAAATTCAGGAAACATCAAGATTCCGACTGCCACAAAGAGTCTGTGGAAAGAAAAGTGAAACTTCCCAGAGAAACGAAAGACATTGTGAAGTACTCTCAGCCGCCCATTCAGAGAAGAAAACACGCAACAGACAGCAGCTGTTAACAATTCTACGAAACATCAGGTTTCTTGCTAGACAGGGATTACCTCTCCGTGGCCATGACAACGAGCAAAGTAACTTTATTCAGATTCTGAAGCTCCATGGCGAATCGGATCCGTCAATGCTCAAGTGGCTAGAAAAGAAGCAAGACAAATTTACATCAGCAGACACCCAGAATGAAATGCTACAATTGATGGCTTTGAAGATATTGCGGGACGTGGCATCGAACATCAGAGAGAATGGCTATTTCTCCATCATGGTTGATGAGACAACAGATCAGTCTAACCGTGTACAAGTTGTGATTGTTATTCGTCATGTTGACAGGGATTTAAATGTGCATGAAGACTTCATTGGACTGTGTATGGTGCCTTCCATCAAAGCTACAACACTGACCAATGTAATTTTGGATACACTAATACGGATGAACATTTCTTTGAATAAGTGCCGTGGGCAGTGTTATGATGGAGCCAGCAACATGTCCGGAGCTAAAAAGGGTGTGGCTGCTAACATCACCAGAAAAGAAGCAAGGGCAATATACAAACATTGTTATGGACACGCACTCAACCTGGCCGTTGGCGATACCGTGAAAAGATCAAAGGTGATGCGTGATGCCTTAGATactgtgtttgaaatgtcaaaACTCATCAAGTATTCGCCTAGGAGGGACACCATACTCGAGCAGCTGAAGCGCGAGATGGCACCAGATACACCAGGATTCCGTGTGCTATGCCCCACTCGATGGACTGTTAGAGCTGCTAGCTTGAATAGTGTCTTGAAAAACTACTCTGTCCTTCAGTCTTTGTGGAAGACCTGCTATGAATGCACAAAGGATGCCGAAACCCGTTCAAGGATCATTGGTGTGAAAGCCCAGATGCAAAGTTTTGACTTCCACTTTGGCGTGTCCCTGGGATACGACATACTCCGTCACACAGACAATTTAAGTCGAACGCTGAAGACGAAAGAGTTATCAGCTGCTGAGGGCCAACACATAACCGAACTTTCGTTGTCATCGCTCAGTGAAATGCGAAAGGAAGAGTCCTTCAATACTTTCTGGGAATCTCTCAACAACAAACTTGACGATCTAGATGTCAATGAGCCAACTTTGCCAAGGCGAAGAAAAATGCCGAAGCGGTTTGAAACAGGAAACGCCCCTCCAGAGTTTGCAGCATCAGAAGAAGACCTCTATAGACAGCAGTATTTTGAGGCTTTAGATTTAGTAGTCAACTGTGTGAAGGATCGTTTTGACCAGCCGGGCTACCAAGTGTACCGCCATCTAGAGGACGTTCTTTTTGAAGTCTGTGCGTGGTGACAAGACATACACAGAAGATCTGGACTTCGTGATAAAATTTTACTGTGATGATTTGGACCAGACATCTCTATCTTCGCAGCTGGAAACATTCACATCATTAGCGAGAAACAGCTTGAACGATTCATCAACTAGTGTTGTGTCTATTTCGTATTTGGTAAAGTTAGTGTCTGAAATGCCTCCAGCTACCAAATGTCTGTTCTCGGAGATTGTAACTCTCTTAAGACTCATTTTAGTGATGTCAGCCACTAATGCCACAAGTGAGCGGACATTCTCTGCACTGCGCCGAGTCAAGACCTATCTTTGTGCGACTATGACACAGGAGAGGCTTAATCACTTGATGATTCTACACACCCACAGGGAAGCTACGGATAAAATGGACATATCAGAAGTCGCTGACGAGTTTGTCTCAGCGCGGGATGGACGAGGACTTATTTTTGGACGTTTCTGAACTGTTCAATGAAtcaatgtacatttatgtaaaaacttatacggtaccaattttgatgcatcagatgcgcatttcgacaaataatgtctcttcagtgatgctcaaccaaaatgtttgaaatcggaaacaacaatgaagttttagagctattatagccaaaaacagcgtgccaaaaaaagtggagtccaattcgtctaaggataagagctatgcatgagggagataatccttaattttgaaatgaatttctaaattttataacatcaattaaatatacatccgtattttcaagctagtaacgaagtacttagctactgggctgtagagaccctcggggactaacagtccaccagcagaggcctcgaaccaggggtcataatgtaaaaacttatacggtaccaattttgatgcatcagatgcgcatttcgacaaataatgtctcttcagtgatgctcaaccgaaatatttgaaatcggaaacaacaatgaagttttagagctattatagccaaaaacagcgtgccaaaaaaagtggagtccaattcgtctaaggataagagctatgcatgagggagataatccttaattttgaaatgaatttctaaattttataacatcaattaaatatacatccgtattttcaagctagtaacgaagtacttagctactgggctgtagagaccctcggggactaacagtccaccagcagaggcctcgaaccaggggtcataatgtaaaaacttatacggtaccaattttgatgcaccagatgcgcatttcgacaaataatgtctcttcagtgatgctcaaccgaaatgtaatttgataaaaatgagtTTAATGTGTTTAACTTGCATACAACTTCCTTGATATTACTTAagttattaaatgtttgaattgaaGACAAATACTGCAATTTTTCAATAGATGGAAAGATATATATTAGGAAAATATGGGGGTGTTggtgaatatatgtacatactagCTAAAATACgttaccaccccccccccctttctttttcttttttaaaattcagttCACCGCCCCAATGTCAAAAACTTGCCGACGCGCCTGTATATGAAAGCTTCTAGAcgtagtggagattcaagtttgttaaaatcatgacccccgggagtaggatgggcacaataagggatcaaagttttacattcgaatatatagggaaagtgtttttttttaatcttcttAAGATAagtgaaagtttcctgatataaagtagattcaaatttgttcaggcgtgtccccagggggtagggtggggccacaatatgggatcaaagttttacatgcagatatatatacGAAAATTCTCTTCTCcgtgggtaaaggggattcacatttgttcaaatgaagggctatgccccattcaaaggggagatatatgtataattaaaaaaatagggtggggtcatttaaaaatcttctcaagaaccactgtgccagaaaagcttaaatttacatgaaagcttcctgacatagtgcagattcaagtttgttaaaaccatgctCCCTGGGTTTAGGTgaggccacaacaggggatcaaagctttacatgcgaatatatagggaaccaaacttggcacaaagtatcCTTGATGAAATCTGTTATCAATATGAAAAGCCAAACCTGTCTACAAGGACGTATGatgattaatgaatttgtagtcaagtttgataattaaatttgataatcaATGAATTTATAGTTGTTAactttgaaagtttttttttcttctgaaccaagctgcttgtatagtTTTGTTCAAGCTTATATATTGCTATAGGAACTGCTGTCCAAGTGAGTtttgtggcccatg encodes the following:
- the LOC125672246 gene encoding hepatic leukemia factor-like, encoding MNLFDFGQGITLKELLENPDLKNPPKLNDGTVKGKVGPGKIDSSSAFLGPNLWNNPDNNDFNLEFMDLDEFLSETGISNEDNSTSSEGKSPGSANSPAPPGDFADILLPLVDSPKEDDINVLPCSPDDTTVTSPPSSPEVQYDIDPTDLALASIPGQNFDPKRRKFTVDELKPQPIIKKSRKVYVPDECKDQKYWSRRKKNNVAAKRSREARRIKENQIALRAAYLERENNTLKDEMKKLRLENSQLSQRLDKYEGKSLLH
- the LOC125672228 gene encoding zinc finger MYM-type protein 1-like — its product is MLKWLEKKQDKFTSADTQNEMLQLMALKILRDVASNIRENGYFSIMVDETTDQSNRVQVVIVIRHVDRDLNVHEDFIGLCMVPSIKATTLTNVILDTLIRMNISLNKCRGQCYDGASNMSGAKKGVAANITRKEARAIYKHCYGHALNLAVGDTVKRSKVMRDALDTVFEMSKLIKYSPRRDTILEQLKREMAPDTPGFRVLCPTRWTVRAASLNSVLKNYSVLQSLWKTCYECTKDAETRSRIIGVKAQMQSFDFHFGVSLGYDILRHTDNLSRTLKTKELSAAEGQHITELSLSSLSEMRKEESFNTFWESLNNKLDDLDVNEPTLPRRRKMPKRFETGNAPPEFAASEEDLYRQQYFEALDLVVNCVKDRFDQPGYQVYRHLEDVLFEVCAW